One stretch of Arachis duranensis cultivar V14167 chromosome 1, aradu.V14167.gnm2.J7QH, whole genome shotgun sequence DNA includes these proteins:
- the LOC107492369 gene encoding uncharacterized protein LOC107492369: protein MAESIFLLVHHRRKIDENTSEGVTFSSKKQIGVFITPSTTLMDLHSSILEKAGKCSKKRVKQLFFRIPISLKQCYVKFGKYAMLGDDDMRVIFHSQARFPDLGTLELFARMVDVEGSNRGSAPNLPNGVIEGTFTAVPTGQPATPLVLSPSFAADLPIPGDDLGDGHSFFQLAVAIGSALVVDDLEPPIIGDKSDGEEDTAVVGGAQTHGSSGTQQYLRHFTTLDLEAMNQAANVDQHHPVIHRERPSVIGTDEFEVGQRFETKEEVVLTIKSYNIRRGVEYKVFESDQLKYHGKCVQFGNGCNWLIRVTMRQRKGYWEVRKCNGPHTCQLTEISMDHRQLDYHVICASIISLVMANVSISVKVLQNAVSSKFGFKPSYRKVWMGKQKAIAQIYGDWEESYNHILMLRIGNTIDAPTVFFHQLFWTFSPCIEAFKYCKSLISIDGTYLYEKYGGTLLMDIAQDGNSNILPVAFVLVERENTDSWKFFLSHLRQHVTPQPGILVISDWHNAIKAALLEEDGGWLPPTTYRAFCV, encoded by the exons ATGGCGGAGAGTATTTTCTTGTTAGTACATCACCGGAGAAAAATTGATGAAAACACAAGTGAGGGTGTAACTTTTTCTAGCAAAAAGCAGATAGGTGTGTTTATAACTCCGTCAACGACGTTGATGGATTTGCACAGTAGTATATTAGAGAAGGCTGGAAAGTGTAGTAAAAAACGTGTGAAGCAATTATTTTTTCGTATTCCGATATCATTGAAGCAATGTTATGTTAAGTTTGGGAAGTACGCGATGTTGGGTGATGACGACATGCGAGTTATATTTCACAGTCAAGCAAGATTTCCCGACTTAGGCACGCTGGAGTTGTTTGCTAGAATGGTTGACGTGGAGGGCAGCAACAGGGGATCTGCTCCGAATCTGCCCAATGGCGTCATAGAAGGGACTTTCACCGCCGTTCCAACAGGGCAACCGGCGACTCCACTTGTTTTGTCCCCGTCTTTTGCTGCTGATTTGCCTATCCCGGGTGATGACTTGGGTGATGGGCATAGCTTCTTCCAGCTTGCAGTTGCGATCGGATCTGCACTTGTAGTGGATG ATTTGGAGCCACCAATTATTGGTGACAAGAGTGACGGCGAAGAGGACACCGCAGTTGTCGGGGGAGCTCAAACCCATGGTAGCAGTGGTACACAGCAGTACCTTCGACACTTCACCACGTTGGACCTTGAAGCAATGAACCAGGCCGCAAATGTAGACCAGCATCACCCTGTGATTCACAGAGAAAGGCCTAGCGTGATTGGCACGGACGAGTTTGAGGTCGGGCAACGGTTTGAAACAAAAGAGGAAGTTGTACTGACAATCAAGAGTTATAATATTCGGCGTGGTGTAGAGTATAAAGTGTTTGAGTCCGACCAGTTGAAGTATCATGGGAAGTGTGTCCAGTTCGGGAATGGTTGTAACTGGCTGATCCGTGTCACTATGAGGCAGAGGAAAGGCTACTGGGAAGTCAGAAAGTGCAATGGACCACACACGTGTCAATTAACGGAGATTTCGATGGATCACAGGCAGCTCGATTACCATGTCATATGTGCCTCGATTATATCATTGGTGATGGCTAATGTATCGATCTCGGTTAAGGTGTTACAGAATGCGGTGTCTTCGAAGTTTGGGTTCAAGCCCAGCTATAGGAAGGTTTGGATGGGCAAGCAGAAGGCAATTGCTCAGATATATGGAGATTGGGAGGAGTCTTACAACCACatactgatgc TGAGGATAGGTAATACCATAGATGCGCCAACGGTTTTCTTTCATCAACTATTTTGGACATTTTCTCCATGCATTGAGGCATTTAAGTATTGCAAGTCACTGATATCCATCGACGGGACTTATTTGTATGAAAAGTATGGCGGCACTCTTCTAATGGATATTGCCCAAGATGGAAACTCGAACATTCTCCCAGTGGCTTTCGTGTTAGTCGAACGCGAAAACACGGATTCGTGGAAGTTTTTCCTCAGTCACCTCCGCCAGCATGTCACCCCTCAACCCGGCATTTTAGTCATATCTGATTGGCACAATGCCATCAAGGCTGCCTTGCTTGAGGAAGACGGTGGATGGCTCCCACCCACGACATACCGGGCATTTTGTGTGTGA
- the LOC127746918 gene encoding aldehyde dehydrogenase 1-like translates to MLISQDEIFGPVMVLSKFKSIEERIEKANSSKYGLASGIVTKNMDIANTVSRSIRAGIVWINCFFAFDIDCPFGGYKMSGFGRDYGLEALD, encoded by the exons ATGCTAATATCACAAGATGAGATATTTGGACCTGTCATGGTGCTTTCTAAGTTCAA gAGCATTGAGGAAAGAATTGAGAAGGCGAATAGCAGCAAATATGGGCTAGCGTCGGGAATTGTGACAAAGAACATGGATATTGCAAACACAGTGTCAAGGTCCATCCGAGCAGGTATTGTTTGGATCAACTGCTTCTTTGCCTTTGATATTGATTGCCCTTTTGGAGGCTACAAGATGAGTGGATTTGGAAGAGATTATGGATTGGAAGCACTCGATTAg